In Desulfomonilia bacterium, a single window of DNA contains:
- a CDS encoding CBS domain-containing protein, protein MITVKDIMTTELVTFSPDDEIAKATKILLEKRFNGAPVVDSQGKLVGILCQSDLIAQQKSFPIPTIFTVFDGFIPLTSVKHLEKEVEKISAALVSQAMTPDPVTVRPETEIEKVAKLMVDKNFHTLPVVDENGNLIGIIGKHDILKTLIKDTQQ, encoded by the coding sequence ATGATAACAGTCAAAGATATCATGACTACCGAACTGGTGACATTTTCCCCGGATGACGAAATAGCAAAAGCCACAAAAATTCTTCTGGAAAAGAGATTCAACGGTGCGCCGGTAGTTGATTCTCAGGGCAAACTGGTGGGTATTTTATGCCAGAGCGACCTTATAGCCCAGCAGAAAAGCTTCCCCATCCCCACCATATTTACAGTGTTTGACGGCTTTATCCCGCTCACTTCCGTTAAACATCTTGAAAAAGAGGTTGAAAAGATTTCGGCAGCTCTGGTTTCCCAGGCCATGACGCCGGACCCTGTTACCGTAAGGCCGGAGACGGAAATCGAGAAGGTTGCAAAGCTGATGGTTGACAAGAATTTTCATACGCTCCCTGTTGTGGACGAAAACGGTAACCTCATCGGAATAATTGGAAAACACGATATACTTAAAACCCTGATCAAGGATACCCAGCAATAA